In the Dyella humicola genome, TCAGCAACCAGCCGATGCTGCCGTTCTTCGTCTACTACTCCATGTTCGGTTTCCAGCGCATCGGCGACCTGGCCTGGGCAGCAGGCGACATGCGCGCGCGTGGCTTCCTGATCGGTGGCACCGCCGGCCGCACCACCATCAATGGTGAAGGCCTGCAGCATGAAGACGGCCATTCGCACTTGCTGGCCGGCGCGATCCCGAACTGCAAGTCGTACGACCCGACGTTCTCCTACGAAGTCGCTGTGGTGCTGCAGGATGGCGTGCGTCGCATGCTGCAGGAGCAGGAGGATGTGTACTACTACCTCACCGTGATGAACGAGAACTACAGCCACCCGGATCTGCCGAAGGGCGCCGAGGAAGGCATCATCAAGGGCATGTACCTGTTCAAGGATGCCGGCAAGCCGAAGAAGGGCGAGCCGCGCGTGCAGCTGCTGGGTTCGGGCACGATCCTGCGTGAAGTGATCGCCGCCGCCGAGCTGCTGGAGAAGGACTTCGGCGTCACCGCCGACATCTGGTCCTGCCCCAGCTACAGCGAACTGCGTCGCGATGGTTTCGATGCCGAGCGTTGGAACCGCCTGCATCCGGAATCCGAGCAGCGCGTGCCGTATGTGACGGGCCTGCTGCAGGGCCGTCAGGGTCCGGCCATCGCCGCCACCGACTACGTGCGTGAATACTCGGACCAGATCCGCGCGTTCATGCCGGACGGCATGCACTACACCGTGCTGGGCACCGACGGTTTCGGTCGTTCAGACACGCGTGCGAACCTGCGTGGGTTCTTCGAGGTCGACCGCTACTGGATCGCCCACGCCGCACTGGCCGCACTGGCGAAGGAAGGCAAGGTCAACGCCAAGGACGTCAGCCGCGCCATCAAGACCTACAAGCTCGATCCGGACAAGCCGAATCCGCAGACGGTCTGAACGCTGTTGTGATCAGTCATGAAAAACCCGCCGAAAGGCGGGTTTTTCTTTGTGCGCGTGGTGCGCCCTGGATGGCTCAGTCGTTGTGATCGCGAAACAGATGGCGCAAGAGCAGGAACGCGCCCACCGTGCCGGCCACGATCGCCGTGGTGGCGACCGGATGGCGGGACACCTGTCGGCGCAACCGGCGATATTGGTAGTTCGCCTCGTCAGCGAAGTCCTCGGCCGCATGGCCGATCCGGCGCGCGTAGGTATTGCGGTGGTGCCCGAATTGCCGGCGTGCCTCGCGCCCACGTTCGATTAGGTCATCAGCCCGATCGGAGACGCCGTCTGCGTAGTGACGCACGCGTTCGCTCACCCGCTCGCGGACGCCGTTGACGCTGTTTTCAATATCGTGGGACCGAGCCATGGCGTCCTCCTTGCAGTAAGAACCTGCAAGTTGCCAGCGCTGGCGTGATTGATGTGTAAACAGCCGCTTCTTTCGTTCATGCGGGGAGAGGTTTGCCGCGCGCGGTCAAGGCACCAAGCCGCGTCCGCGGCCGCTGGCGGCCAACATGTGCGCCAGGCTGAGCCGGAACGGGGGTAGCGCCTGGCTGGCCCGCAGCAGCGCCGAACGTGCAAGCCTTATCGGCGGTCGGTCGTTGGTGAAGAGCTTCACGATCGCCAGCGTGGCCAGGTAAAGCGGAAGGGTGGCGAGGCGATGGGCGCCTTGATAACGACGAAGCACACGTGCCGATGCCATGTCCTGGCCCGTGGCGAGCGCCTGCCGGATCTGCGAAGACAGCGTTTCCACGCTAAGCAGTCCCAGGTTGAAGCCGTGTGCGGTGACCGGATGCATGCCGACTGCAGCGTCTCCAATCAGTGCGAAACATGGTGCGACGAAGCGACGTGCGTAGACGGCAACCAGCGGATAGACGTGCCGGGTGCTGGTCAGCTGCATGGACCCGAAGCGACCGTCGAAGCGGCGGCGGATCTCGTCGTTGAACCGGTGCTCGTCCATGGCCATCACGGATTTCATGGCCTGCCCGGGCAGGGTGAGCACGATCGAGGCCTCGTTGCCCAGCAAAGGCAGCAGGGCGAGTGTCTGGCCATGATCGAACCATTCCAGCGCTTGGTGCTGGTGAGGTTTCTCTAGCGCCACACGGCATACCAGCATCGTCTTGCCGAAATCGTGCATGTCGGCAGCAATGCCCGCGTCCCGGCGCAACTGCGAGAAGCGACTGTCGGCAGCGACGATCAGGCGAGCGGTCACCACGCTGCCATCGGCCAGCTGCAAACGGGGCTGGCTATCGCTCAGCGTGAGGGAATATACCGCCGTGTCGCTGATCAGCGTAATGCCCGGCTCATGTTCGGTGGCGGCATAAGCCGCCCGTCGGATGCGGTCGTTGGGCACGAGGAAACCGAGTTCCTTATCGTCCTTGTCCGACGGCGCCACGATCAGGGCATGCAGGGAGTGACCATTGAGCACGCGCGCACTTTGCAGTGGGGAAATGTCCGCGGGATCGAGTAGTGCCCACAAGCCGAGTTCACGCAGGATGTGCACAGAGCGCTGAGTGAGCGCGATTTCGCGTCCATCGAACACGGGGTCGCGGAGGGCCTCGGTCGACTGTCGTTCGATAACGAGGATCTTGAGTCCTGTGCCCGCGAGAGACTTGGCGAAGCAAAGGCCGGCTGGACCCGCCCCGACGATGACGATATCGACATTCATGTCATGGATCCGCTGCGCCGTAGGTCACTAAAGTGATTTGGCATGCTAGCGGTCGATGCGGCGTTCGCTTTGATGCGTATCAAGCGGGTGCGGCGAAGCCGGTGCTGAGGCTCGTCCATGGCCGACTCGCGCTCGTCACCCTGATAAAGCAACGACTCGATCAGAGCCCCTGGCTAGCTGCAGGTTCGCTCAGCCCGGTGGGCCCGGCATGCAGCCGTTGGCGTCGTCGCAAGCTTGGGAACATCACCATCCACAGTCCCACCACCACCAGGGTGCCGATGCCGCCTATAAGCGTGGCATTCACTGCACCCACCCAGGCCGCGACCAGACCGGATTCGAACTCGCCGAGCTGGTTGGAGGTGTTGATGAAGATCGCATTCACCGCGCTCACGCGGCCGCGCATCGCGTCGGGTGTATCCAACTGCACGAGTGCACCGCGGATCACCATGCTCACCATGTCGAATGCGCCGAGCGCGAACAGTGCGGCCAGCGAGAGCCATAGCGTGGTGGAAACGGCAAATACCAGCGTACCCACGCCGAATCCTGCGACGCAGGCGAACATGATCGGCCCCACGCGGCGCTCCATGTTGTGCCGCGTAAGCCATAGCGACATCAACAACGCCCCTACGGCGGGCGCCGCACGCAGCAAGCCCAGGCCCCACGGACCCGTATGCAGGATGTCCTTGGCAAAAATCGGCAGCAAGGCCGTGGCGCCGCCCAGCAAAACAGCAAACAGATCGAGTGAAATCACCCCAAGCACATCGGGGCGCTGGCGAATGAAGTGCACGCCCGCGAATAGTGTTTTCAACGTCGCCGGTTCGCGTCGCGGCGGTGCCTGCTCGTAACGCAGGCGCCCCATCAACAC is a window encoding:
- a CDS encoding MFS transporter codes for the protein MPSPTATVSADSLRSHPAFVQFWFTRIASGFGFQMLSVAVGWQIYAITGRALDLGLIGLVQFLPSVMLALPAGHVADQFERRRIVLLGLIVELLAIVALAAISLAHLAHEVGILALVFVVSIAKAFEFPALQSMVPALVPTSVLPRAMAASASAGQAAMIMGPAVGGLLYVAGPGTVYAVCGVLYLIAAVLMGRLRYEQAPPRREPATLKTLFAGVHFIRQRPDVLGVISLDLFAVLLGGATALLPIFAKDILHTGPWGLGLLRAAPAVGALLMSLWLTRHNMERRVGPIMFACVAGFGVGTLVFAVSTTLWLSLAALFALGAFDMVSMVIRGALVQLDTPDAMRGRVSAVNAIFINTSNQLGEFESGLVAAWVGAVNATLIGGIGTLVVVGLWMVMFPSLRRRQRLHAGPTGLSEPAASQGL
- the ubiM gene encoding 5-demethoxyubiquinol-8 5-hydroxylase UbiM, which gives rise to MNVDIVIVGAGPAGLCFAKSLAGTGLKILVIERQSTEALRDPVFDGREIALTQRSVHILRELGLWALLDPADISPLQSARVLNGHSLHALIVAPSDKDDKELGFLVPNDRIRRAAYAATEHEPGITLISDTAVYSLTLSDSQPRLQLADGSVVTARLIVAADSRFSQLRRDAGIAADMHDFGKTMLVCRVALEKPHQHQALEWFDHGQTLALLPLLGNEASIVLTLPGQAMKSVMAMDEHRFNDEIRRRFDGRFGSMQLTSTRHVYPLVAVYARRFVAPCFALIGDAAVGMHPVTAHGFNLGLLSVETLSSQIRQALATGQDMASARVLRRYQGAHRLATLPLYLATLAIVKLFTNDRPPIRLARSALLRASQALPPFRLSLAHMLAASGRGRGLVP